CTCCCCCTTTTTGCCCTCAGATGAGATTAGTGCCAAGTGTGCGACAAGGTTGGAAGTCGATGATAGTTTGTGGGAGACACCCTAGGACTATTTACCAACTTGGGACTTGTACTGCCTACTGTCATCATGGCTGCGCAAATTATACTTGCCAGTGTCGCTAGCTCAACCGCCCTGTAAATTCGACATCTTTATTTGCAATACTACTTACTTGAATTGGTCTGGAGAGATTTTTTATATGCGTCTAGCATACTGATACACATTGGTTACTGATGAGTTTTCTGGTCTCTTTCTACAGGTGGACGTTAAGAGGGCTAGGATCAGACCTCCGCGGAACATGGGCGAGCAACCTTTTCATCAGCAGGAACAGGGTCCATACCAGGGCCACCGCAACAACCAGCCCGCTGGGAACGCTACCGACGCCAGCACTGACAATGTCAGCTACGCATCAAAGAAGATCTTCATTGGTGGTCTGAGGGACAACATCACGGAGGAGGAGTTCCGGGCGTACTTTGAGGCGTTTGGCACTGTGACAGATGTCGTGGTGATCTACGACAGCATGACCAGCAGGTCCAGGGGCTTTGGTTTTGTCACCTTTGATTCAGAGGAAGCTGTGAGGAAGGTCATGGGGCAAAGCTTCCATGACTTGAAGGGGACAAGGGTGGAAGCAAAGATCGCCATCCCCAAGGATGCCCAGTACCCCCGTAATGGCCGGGGTCGTGGCTCAAGAACCTTTGGCGGAAGGGGTCCTGCTGGCTATGATGGCTCCACGTACCAACCCTACAACAACCGGCCTAACTTCTACAATGGCTATATGCCACAGCCTGTTCCCCCACATCCCTACTATCATGGCCTCTATCTTGGTATGCCGGGCAATCCCTATGCAAATGCATACCCAAACCAAGGAGTCATGCCCAATGTTCCAAGCATGGTTGCAAGGCGTCCAGTATATACCCCGTACCCCCCAATGTTCCCTGGTTATGGTTTTGCATACAGAGGTGCTTATGCAGCTGCTGCCCCTTCTGCTCCGTATGCTGTTAATGGTGCCACTGATTTCATCAATGATCAAGACTCTACAAATCTACATCAACTTgacagcgctgctaccgttgctgCAAAGTTTGAGTACATGAAGCTAGGTTCACAATGACATTCTGGTGAGTTTATTGTAGTAAGGATTCTCCTTTTACTTTTCACTTCTCTGCACGTTACAAATATCCTTGCCATGTGGAACTACACCAGTTGTTGCCTTCTTATTTATGTAACTATAATAATCTGAGATCACTTAATCTCTCTAGACTTTTCTGCTTGTTCATCCTTTTTCTCAAGGAATTTTAAAACACAAAATAAGACAAATATGTACCAAGTTGTTCAATTGTAGTGATTTTCCAATGAACAGTTATCATTCATTACTTAATTTGAAGAATATATAGCTAATTTAACTGTTTGAAAAATCTGCATTGACCACTTAAGATGTTACAAGTTATTGCGTGAAAAGTTTATGTCTAAGTTACTCGATGTGATTTCTTAGTTGTTTATCTCTTCTTGGCTACTTATTTGTTGTAAATAGGAAACATGCATCAATACTAAAAACACTTAGGCACTACTATTTAGGTACATCGCATTTCATGCTCTTTCTTCAAATAATAATTAAATCATCATTGATATGCAAAATGGAGTAAGCATTTCAGATGTATGATTTGAGAAATTGTTTTCATTGAAGGCATATGATTAAATCAATCCTTTTTCAATCAATTACTTATTACTCTGTTCATTGGATTTGTTAAATGAGAGACGGAAAGATGTGGGTAGATTCAATTAAATCCTTGAAATAGGAGTTGTGTGCAGTTTATATTGTATCTTAATTTGGTTAACTTTCTTAAAAATAAATCTTCTCGTATGCTGTGCGTGGGATGAGGTTTTAGAGTAATCGGTTTCACAGTCTATCATATTTCAGTGAAAGGAATGGTCTTCTGTTTGTTTCGTTCTGTGGCATATACTCCTGAATGTCATTTACTACCATTTGGGAGTTTAATTAGATTATTGCATTGACATTTTATTTTAGTACGAAGACATCTCTAGTTGGACGCCAGGTTTGAGCACTATTGAACTAAACTGTGATCACATTCGACTGGACCTGTCAATGGTTGACTGAACAAATAAACTGGCAATTTTGTACTTCGTTCATATGTCAAATGTCAATTGTCAACTGATGTTTACTTTGTAAAATGCCAATCGACTATGTGCCGGTAGGCACTTGATTTATCTGTATAGTACTTGGTTTTGTTCCATTAACATTTGGCCTGCATTTCATATCTTCCAAGCTACATTTTTCCCCTGAGATTGCAGGTTTTTGCTAGAGTTGCATGTATTTGCATTCTGAGTGATGCATGGTTGTATGCTTAACTTGATTGGTAACAAATGAGATGTGGGAATAGGTTTTTCTGCATCTATGCCAAATAGATATTTATTTCTTGTGTGCTTAAAAGTTAGGGAATATGTAGTGTAGCGTTGTTGAGAGAACCTTAAAACTATAAAAAAGTTGTGACTGTGCGATACTTAATCTTTGTGCTTGTTAGGCCTTCCACATCGTATGCAAATGCCAGTCCCCAAAACGTTTTGAGGCACTGACCACCGATACCCTCCACAGCCCAGGCGGTGCCTTAACAAAAATTCTGGGAACTGGAGGAACTAGGTGCTCCGATGCCCCAGCTCATCAACCATTAAAATATTGGTGTCATTGACTGTCAACTGCAACGGTCGCAGTGCTCCTCTAACTTCTACTCGCGCTGCGGCTCCTGGGCCTCCTCCGCTCgcatcacacacacacacacacaccttcAGCTTGTAGGGGCACCATCAGCTCGTGCTGCAGGTCCTTTAAGTTGGACGGCGGGCTGCCACCATGAGCAGGGCTTGATTTGCGCTGGCGCTAGGAGGAGGCACTTGGCTGGCCAGCGGGGGAGCCGCGGTCAGCCGTTGATGGGATGTGACAGCCCTGCCACTCACATCGCACACACCTCTGCAGCTTGAGCCACCACATCCTCCACCAGCTCATCCTCTTCCCGCCCTTCCGCTCTCTCTTTGCTCCACGGCGCAGTCCCTATCTGAGCCACACACCTACGCTTTGGATGGTAGGATAGATGCGAGGACGAGACTGAT
This region of Lolium perenne isolate Kyuss_39 chromosome 2, Kyuss_2.0, whole genome shotgun sequence genomic DNA includes:
- the LOC127334004 gene encoding heterogeneous nuclear ribonucleoprotein 1, which produces MAAAAAAAADEVGEVAPGESRKLFVGGIPSSAQDVELRGHFARFGAVRSMVLMRDKETGHSRGFGFVEFDDEEAADKALGDGENPKHFICGRLVDVKRARIRPPRNMGEQPFHQQEQGPYQGHRNNQPAGNATDASTDNVSYASKKIFIGGLRDNITEEEFRAYFEAFGTVTDVVVIYDSMTSRSRGFGFVTFDSEEAVRKVMGQSFHDLKGTRVEAKIAIPKDAQYPRNGRGRGSRTFGGRGPAGYDGSTYQPYNNRPNFYNGYMPQPVPPHPYYHGLYLGMPGNPYANAYPNQGVMPNVPSMVARRPVYTPYPPMFPGYGFAYRGAYAAAAPSAPYAVNGATDFINDQDSTNLHQLDSAATVAAKFEYMKLGSQ